In a genomic window of Bradyrhizobium sp. LLZ17:
- a CDS encoding helix-turn-helix transcriptional regulator, producing MEAELIDRIYECGFVPELWPQVLRDTSKISESAGGSLFVTNPEVTAWTASKNTRDIAGRFVADGWYWRGRVMSLIHKSRHPGFLREVDLFLPGELDEEPIFRDSWRKMGLGWGAATAFALPTGETLAIVLSRTIAQGPADAATIQRLDMLRPHLARTAVMAARLHLERAQAASQALAALGLAALVLDEAGKVLAANALVEGMANLVHWRSADRVTLKDRRADEMLTEALARIALNDNGGVRSFPVRDAVTDALMVGHVVPIRYSARDIFARSTAVFVLMPVAAPTSPPVELVMSLFDLTPAEARVARGLAAGKTVDDLAGDNGVSPNTVRVQVRGVLEKTGCQRQTDVVALLGGISPIRG from the coding sequence ATGGAAGCTGAGCTGATCGACCGGATCTACGAGTGCGGCTTCGTGCCGGAGCTCTGGCCGCAAGTCTTACGAGATACTTCGAAAATATCCGAATCCGCTGGCGGCTCCCTGTTCGTCACCAATCCCGAAGTGACGGCCTGGACGGCTTCGAAAAACACTCGCGACATAGCTGGCCGCTTCGTCGCCGACGGCTGGTATTGGCGCGGTCGGGTTATGTCGCTCATTCATAAAAGCCGCCATCCGGGCTTCCTTCGCGAAGTTGATCTGTTTTTGCCAGGCGAACTGGATGAGGAACCGATTTTTCGCGACAGCTGGCGCAAGATGGGCCTTGGCTGGGGTGCGGCGACAGCTTTTGCGCTACCGACTGGCGAGACCCTTGCGATCGTCTTGTCTCGCACCATCGCCCAGGGGCCTGCCGACGCTGCCACCATTCAAAGGCTCGATATGCTGCGACCGCATCTCGCCCGCACGGCTGTGATGGCGGCACGCTTGCACCTCGAGCGCGCGCAGGCCGCAAGCCAGGCACTGGCGGCGCTTGGTCTAGCGGCGCTGGTGCTGGACGAGGCCGGCAAAGTCCTCGCCGCCAATGCTTTGGTCGAAGGCATGGCCAATCTCGTGCATTGGCGGTCGGCCGACCGGGTGACGCTGAAAGATCGTCGCGCCGACGAAATGCTCACGGAGGCGCTGGCGCGAATCGCGCTGAACGACAATGGCGGTGTTCGTTCGTTTCCGGTCCGGGATGCGGTCACAGATGCCTTGATGGTCGGTCACGTCGTGCCGATTCGCTATTCCGCGCGCGATATCTTCGCCCGCAGCACCGCCGTGTTCGTCCTGATGCCGGTCGCCGCGCCAACCTCGCCGCCGGTGGAGCTGGTGATGTCGCTGTTCGATCTCACGCCGGCCGAAGCCCGTGTCGCCCGGGGCCTTGCGGCCGGGAAAACGGTGGATGACCTCGCTGGCGACAACGGCGTGTCGCCGAACACCGTTCGTGTGCAAGTTCGTGGCGTGCTGGAGAAAACAGGCTGCCAGCGCCAAACCGACGTTGTCGCCTTGCTCGGCGGGATTTCCCCGATTCGCGGCTAA
- the ilvD gene encoding dihydroxy-acid dehydratase, which translates to MPAYRSRTTTHGRNMAGARGLWRATGMKDGDFGKPIIAVVNSFTQFVPGHVHLKDLGQLVAREIEQAGGVAKEFNTIAVDDGIAMGHDGMLYSLPSRELIADSVEYMANAHCADGLVCISNCDKITPGMLMAALRLNIPAVFVSGGPMEAGKVKLQGKTKAVDLIDAMVAAADSKVSDEDVKVIERSACPTCGSCSGMFTANSMNCLTEALGLALPGNGTVVATHADRRRLFVEAGHTIVDIVRRFYEQEDASVLPRNVANFRAFENAMTLDIAMGGSTNTVLHLLAAAHEGEVAFTMRDIDRLSRRVPVLCKVAPSVADVHVEDVHRAGGIMGILGELDRAGLIDTSVSTVHAPTMSDALERWDVKRSKSEAVRTFFRASPGGIPTQVAFSQERRYDELDTDREKGVVRNLEHAFSKDGGLAVLYGNLAQDGCIVKTAGVDASILKFSGPARVFESQDAAVEGILGGKVVAGEVVVIIYEGPRGGPGMQEMLYPTSYLKSMGLGKACALVTDGRFSGGSSGLSIGHLSPEAAEGGNIGLVRTGDRIAIDIPNRSISLEVSDEELASRRTAEEAKGDAAWQAQNRKRNVSTALQAYAALTTSAARGAVREVKRRVK; encoded by the coding sequence ATGCCAGCCTATCGCTCCCGCACCACCACCCACGGCCGCAACATGGCGGGCGCCCGCGGCCTCTGGCGCGCGACCGGCATGAAGGACGGCGATTTCGGCAAGCCGATCATCGCGGTCGTCAACTCCTTCACCCAGTTCGTGCCCGGCCACGTCCATCTCAAGGACCTCGGCCAGCTCGTCGCCCGCGAGATCGAGCAGGCCGGCGGCGTCGCCAAGGAGTTCAACACCATCGCGGTCGACGACGGCATCGCCATGGGCCATGACGGCATGCTCTACAGCCTGCCGTCGCGCGAGCTGATCGCCGACAGCGTCGAGTACATGGCCAACGCCCATTGCGCCGACGGCCTGGTCTGCATCTCCAATTGCGACAAGATCACGCCCGGCATGCTGATGGCCGCGCTGCGCCTCAACATCCCTGCGGTGTTCGTCTCCGGCGGCCCGATGGAAGCCGGCAAGGTCAAGCTCCAGGGCAAGACCAAGGCCGTCGACCTCATCGACGCGATGGTGGCGGCGGCCGATTCCAAGGTCAGCGACGAGGACGTCAAGGTGATCGAGCGCTCGGCGTGCCCGACCTGCGGCTCCTGTTCGGGCATGTTCACGGCGAATTCGATGAACTGCCTCACCGAGGCGCTGGGTCTGGCGCTGCCCGGCAACGGCACGGTCGTGGCGACCCATGCCGATCGCAGGCGCCTGTTCGTCGAGGCCGGCCATACCATCGTCGATATCGTGCGCCGCTTCTACGAGCAGGAGGATGCCTCGGTGCTGCCGCGCAATGTCGCGAACTTCAGGGCGTTCGAAAACGCGATGACGCTGGACATTGCGATGGGCGGCTCGACCAACACGGTGCTGCATCTGCTTGCGGCTGCCCATGAAGGCGAGGTCGCGTTCACGATGCGCGACATCGACCGCCTGTCGCGCCGCGTGCCCGTGCTGTGCAAGGTCGCACCATCAGTCGCCGACGTGCATGTCGAGGACGTGCATCGCGCCGGCGGTATCATGGGCATTCTCGGCGAGCTCGATCGCGCTGGCCTGATCGACACCTCCGTGTCGACCGTGCACGCGCCGACCATGAGCGACGCGCTGGAGCGCTGGGACGTCAAGCGCTCGAAGAGCGAAGCGGTGCGCACCTTCTTCCGCGCCTCGCCCGGCGGCATCCCGACGCAAGTGGCCTTCAGCCAGGAGCGCCGCTACGACGAGCTCGATACCGATCGCGAGAAGGGCGTGGTTCGCAATCTCGAGCACGCCTTCAGCAAGGACGGTGGGCTTGCCGTGCTCTACGGCAATCTCGCGCAGGACGGCTGCATCGTGAAGACCGCCGGGGTCGACGCCTCGATCCTGAAATTCTCCGGCCCGGCCCGCGTGTTCGAAAGCCAGGACGCAGCAGTCGAGGGCATCCTGGGCGGCAAGGTCGTCGCCGGCGAGGTCGTGGTCATCATCTATGAAGGCCCGCGCGGTGGTCCCGGCATGCAGGAGATGCTGTATCCGACCAGCTATCTGAAATCGATGGGGCTCGGCAAAGCCTGCGCGCTCGTCACGGATGGCCGTTTCTCCGGCGGCTCGTCTGGCCTGTCGATTGGCCATCTGTCGCCGGAAGCGGCCGAAGGCGGCAATATCGGCCTCGTGCGCACCGGCGACCGCATCGCGATCGACATTCCGAACCGCAGCATCAGCCTTGAGGTCTCCGACGAGGAACTCGCCAGCCGCCGCACGGCGGAAGAGGCCAAGGGCGATGCCGCCTGGCAGGCGCAGAACCGCAAGCGCAACGTTTCGACCGCGCTGCAGGCCTATGCGGCGCTCACCACCAGCGCCGCGCGCGGCGCGGTGCGCGAAGTGAAGCGGCGCGTGAAGTAG
- a CDS encoding VOC family protein, whose amino-acid sequence MDQPERFAWYELLTTDVAAASAFYRKVVGWTLKDESTSELAYTVLRNGSAPVGGLMDLPEEGRRMGATPRWMGYVAVDDLDGIAARIGRLGGAIMVPPTDTNIGRIAVVADPQQATFGLIAQPTYGDRKSGRPDEPGRVGWHELLAADRTVIFDFYKELFGWQKADAQTDPADLYQLFSAGGQTVGGMLTKFPSVAQPSWLHYFNVDDIGAAAKQVNAGGGRILQGPIELPDGCWIARCVDPQGALFALQGTRGPAGIAPSSASEITWSAKWGETESQGRMVLPDPKSKPKPKPNPKPKR is encoded by the coding sequence GTGGATCAGCCAGAGCGCTTCGCTTGGTATGAACTCCTGACCACAGACGTCGCGGCCGCCAGCGCATTTTATCGCAAGGTGGTCGGCTGGACTTTGAAGGACGAGTCAACGTCGGAGCTGGCCTACACGGTGCTTCGTAACGGCAGCGCGCCGGTCGGCGGATTGATGGATCTGCCGGAAGAGGGGCGGCGGATGGGGGCAACGCCGAGATGGATGGGTTACGTCGCCGTCGACGATCTGGACGGGATCGCCGCGCGGATCGGGCGTCTCGGTGGTGCGATCATGGTGCCGCCGACCGACACCAATATCGGCCGAATAGCCGTCGTTGCCGATCCGCAGCAAGCGACGTTCGGGCTGATCGCGCAACCCACATATGGCGACCGGAAATCGGGCCGGCCGGACGAGCCGGGACGCGTTGGCTGGCATGAGCTGCTGGCCGCCGACCGGACCGTGATCTTCGATTTCTACAAGGAGCTGTTCGGCTGGCAGAAGGCCGACGCCCAAACCGATCCGGCGGATTTGTATCAATTGTTTTCCGCGGGTGGGCAGACCGTCGGCGGCATGCTGACGAAGTTTCCGAGTGTCGCGCAGCCGAGCTGGCTGCATTACTTCAACGTCGACGACATCGGCGCTGCGGCGAAGCAGGTGAATGCTGGCGGCGGACGGATTCTCCAGGGGCCGATCGAATTGCCCGATGGCTGCTGGATCGCGCGATGCGTCGATCCCCAGGGCGCCCTGTTTGCATTGCAGGGTACGCGAGGTCCGGCAGGCATCGCGCCATCCTCGGCCTCGGAAATCACGTGGTCCGCCAAGTGGGGCGAGACTGAGTCTCAGGGCAGAATGGTGCTGCCCGATCCAAAGTCCAAGCCAAAGCCGAAGCCCAATCCAAAGCCAAAGCGCTAA
- a CDS encoding TOMM precursor leader peptide-binding protein: MTANRKTRVARQSRKDILRFAPNFTAYELPPDAVCLYSEDRKFFLHGELYCALANAIGQHGRTRPEIMRRLSKRFPADKIEEAIKRLLDRRYVIARTSQAFNETVGGFWASLGLSPEVAEQNLRGCSVQVEAMDVKGARELTVALSKLGVQIAKRAPKLTITLVNDYLDRRLGDLNQERVTGKTPWLLVQPSGAFPLVGPVFKPGESACWICLFDRMIRNREIKGFLDRGPARAVAVSPLVSESVGQSAIHFAAVEIAKAIASGFRTDLRDHIASFDLPGAVIAKHYVARRPQCPTCGSRKLNNPRRPPIPVEIGEGKKLVMTSGGYRTVTSRATVSRFRKHVSPLTGVVTRLERIDADLPMNTNYLAQHNFSAPAHSIDQLRSGLSGGSFGKGSTAEQGEASALMESIERYSGIFQGDEIRTTRSFGDFAPGEAILPNDIQLFSDTQFNHRFLQQPDDSHPVPEPFDVAAKTEWSPVTSLRDKRFKYLPTGLLYFFYGGFHTDSNGCAAGNTRDEAIVQGFLELIERDAYAIWWYNRVQRAEVDLAQFDDFYVRDLQSQFAEAGRKLWVLDITSDLGIPTYVAIMHWMQNGHENIEFGSGAHFDRRIALLRSLTELTQFMSVGMMGGASGEKPSLDGVTPLRLEDYPFLIPSERPIVPPAPSLDLHSNTRDQVIACVEIAARAGYDFLVLDQTRPDVEVPVVRVLVPGLRHFYRRFAPGRLYDVPVKLGLLERPRLESELTPFLPHT, from the coding sequence ATGACGGCCAATCGCAAGACCCGCGTTGCGCGGCAGAGCCGCAAAGACATTCTCCGATTTGCACCGAACTTCACCGCCTACGAACTACCTCCCGATGCGGTTTGCCTCTATTCCGAGGATCGCAAGTTTTTCCTGCATGGCGAGCTCTATTGCGCCTTGGCCAACGCCATCGGACAACATGGCAGGACCAGGCCGGAGATCATGCGCCGGCTTTCGAAGCGCTTCCCGGCCGACAAGATCGAGGAAGCAATCAAGCGGCTGCTCGATCGCCGATATGTCATTGCGCGGACTTCGCAAGCCTTCAACGAGACCGTCGGCGGTTTCTGGGCAAGCCTCGGCCTGTCGCCGGAGGTCGCGGAACAGAATCTTCGCGGCTGCTCCGTGCAGGTCGAGGCGATGGACGTCAAAGGCGCCAGGGAGCTGACCGTCGCCCTGAGCAAACTCGGCGTTCAAATCGCCAAACGCGCGCCGAAGCTCACGATCACGCTGGTGAACGATTATCTTGATCGACGGCTCGGCGATCTGAACCAGGAGCGTGTGACCGGCAAGACCCCATGGCTGCTGGTGCAGCCCTCCGGCGCATTTCCACTGGTCGGACCCGTGTTCAAGCCTGGCGAGAGCGCCTGCTGGATCTGCCTGTTCGATCGCATGATCCGCAACCGCGAGATCAAGGGGTTTCTCGACCGGGGACCGGCGCGTGCGGTCGCCGTATCGCCGCTCGTCAGCGAAAGCGTCGGACAGAGCGCAATCCATTTCGCAGCCGTCGAGATCGCGAAAGCAATCGCCTCGGGCTTTCGCACCGATCTGCGCGATCACATCGCAAGCTTCGACCTGCCCGGTGCCGTCATCGCCAAGCACTACGTCGCGCGACGCCCGCAATGCCCGACGTGTGGCAGCAGGAAGCTGAACAACCCGCGCCGGCCTCCGATCCCGGTCGAGATCGGCGAAGGCAAGAAGCTCGTCATGACCAGCGGTGGATATCGCACCGTGACCTCTAGGGCTACGGTGTCGCGCTTCCGCAAGCATGTGAGCCCGCTCACAGGCGTGGTGACCAGGCTCGAGCGGATCGACGCCGATCTGCCGATGAACACCAATTATCTTGCCCAGCATAATTTCTCCGCGCCGGCCCACAGCATCGACCAGCTCCGGTCCGGATTGAGCGGCGGCAGTTTCGGCAAGGGCTCGACCGCCGAGCAGGGCGAGGCCAGCGCGCTGATGGAGTCGATCGAGCGCTATTCGGGCATTTTCCAGGGTGATGAGATCAGGACGACGCGCAGCTTCGGCGACTTCGCGCCGGGCGAGGCCATTCTTCCCAACGATATTCAGCTGTTCAGCGACACGCAGTTCAACCACAGGTTCCTCCAGCAGCCGGACGATTCCCATCCGGTGCCGGAGCCGTTCGATGTCGCGGCGAAGACCGAGTGGTCGCCGGTCACATCGTTGCGCGACAAACGTTTCAAATATCTGCCGACCGGCCTGCTGTACTTCTTCTATGGCGGCTTCCATACGGATTCCAACGGCTGCGCGGCCGGCAACACCCGCGACGAAGCCATCGTCCAGGGCTTCCTGGAACTGATCGAGCGCGATGCCTATGCGATCTGGTGGTATAACCGGGTGCAGCGCGCCGAGGTTGATCTCGCGCAGTTCGACGATTTCTATGTCCGCGACCTCCAGAGCCAATTTGCCGAAGCCGGGCGCAAGCTGTGGGTGCTCGACATCACCAGCGATCTCGGCATTCCGACCTACGTGGCCATCATGCACTGGATGCAGAATGGACACGAGAATATCGAGTTCGGTTCGGGCGCGCATTTCGATCGACGTATCGCGCTGCTGCGCTCCCTCACCGAACTGACCCAATTCATGTCCGTCGGCATGATGGGCGGTGCAAGCGGCGAGAAGCCGAGCCTCGACGGTGTCACGCCGCTGCGCCTGGAAGATTATCCGTTCCTGATACCGAGTGAGCGCCCGATCGTCCCGCCGGCGCCAAGCCTCGATCTGCACAGCAATACGCGGGACCAGGTCATTGCCTGCGTCGAGATCGCCGCCCGTGCAGGCTACGATTTCCTCGTGCTCGACCAGACAAGGCCTGATGTCGAGGTCCCCGTCGTCAGGGTGCTGGTGCCGGGCCTGCGTCATTTCTATCGCCGCTTCGCGCCCGGCCGCCTCTACGACGTGCCGGTGAAGCTTGGATTACTGGAGCGGCCGCGCCTGGAAAGCGAACTCACCCCGTTCCTTCCGCACACCTGA
- a CDS encoding SagB family peptide dehydrogenase, with amino-acid sequence MQMDGNVAASLGDYSVSLGQFSQAATVRARDLSTGLSLASFAGKSVLAREVDALVRRLARHGLLEYRLSSPRHEQDLVVIEPQIADYWPRRAKLGSRDTVVLSRFAYLRRRGNEMVLESPRAGALFRIGDPAIATTLAELSQRRKINKLNLRAASSTLCLLELLLDSQILIKIGAKDEDGLRMNEGDGNLVLWDFHDLVFHTRSTEGRQANPVGAAFTYASVVPPLPAVRPPWPGSKIDLRKFARAEPNSPFPKLLRERHSTRDFDDKHPVTLGELAQFLDTTARVLSEWKSGPYFEGGTDVTYSTRPYPSAGSAYELELYLTVTNCEGLARGLYHYDAASHALVAIGASTRQLQAHAAAAQFAMDAPGQPQILITIAARFGRISWKYSAIAYSLILKDVGSLIQTFYLAATDMGLGGCAIGSTNIDLFAQMTELEFHIEGPVGQFALGRGRNPDVHG; translated from the coding sequence ATGCAGATGGACGGAAACGTCGCCGCTTCGCTGGGAGACTATTCCGTCAGCCTCGGCCAGTTCAGCCAGGCCGCGACGGTTCGCGCCCGCGACCTGAGCACCGGCCTTTCGCTCGCGTCCTTTGCAGGGAAGAGCGTGCTCGCCAGGGAAGTCGACGCGCTCGTGCGTCGGTTGGCCCGGCATGGGCTTCTGGAATACCGCCTCTCCTCGCCGCGTCATGAGCAGGACCTCGTGGTCATCGAGCCCCAGATCGCCGACTACTGGCCGCGACGTGCGAAGCTCGGCAGCCGTGACACCGTCGTGTTGTCTCGCTTTGCCTATCTGCGCCGGCGCGGCAACGAGATGGTGCTGGAATCGCCGCGCGCAGGCGCGCTGTTCCGGATCGGCGACCCCGCCATCGCCACGACCCTTGCCGAGCTGTCGCAGCGTCGGAAAATCAACAAGCTCAACCTGCGGGCGGCGTCCTCGACGCTTTGTCTGCTCGAACTGTTGCTGGACAGCCAGATCTTGATCAAGATCGGCGCCAAAGACGAAGACGGCCTCCGGATGAACGAAGGCGACGGCAATCTCGTTCTCTGGGATTTCCATGATCTGGTGTTTCACACGCGCAGTACGGAGGGCCGGCAAGCCAATCCGGTCGGCGCCGCCTTCACCTATGCGAGCGTCGTTCCACCCTTGCCCGCGGTACGTCCGCCCTGGCCCGGCAGCAAGATCGACCTGCGCAAATTCGCCCGCGCCGAACCGAACTCTCCCTTCCCGAAGCTGTTGCGCGAGCGCCATTCAACACGGGATTTCGACGACAAGCATCCGGTCACGCTCGGCGAGCTCGCGCAGTTTCTCGACACCACCGCGCGCGTCCTGTCCGAATGGAAGAGTGGCCCGTATTTCGAGGGCGGGACCGACGTTACCTACAGCACGAGGCCGTATCCGTCAGCCGGCAGCGCCTACGAGCTGGAATTGTACCTGACGGTCACGAATTGCGAAGGGCTGGCGCGCGGCCTCTACCACTACGATGCAGCGAGCCACGCGCTGGTCGCGATCGGCGCTTCCACTCGACAACTCCAGGCGCACGCGGCGGCCGCCCAGTTTGCCATGGATGCCCCTGGTCAGCCGCAAATCCTGATCACGATTGCCGCGCGCTTTGGCCGGATCTCCTGGAAATACAGCGCCATCGCGTACTCCCTGATCCTGAAGGATGTCGGCAGCCTGATTCAGACATTCTATTTGGCTGCGACCGATATGGGTCTCGGCGGCTGCGCCATCGGCAGCACCAACATCGATCTGTTCGCGCAGATGACGGAACTGGAATTCCATATCGAGGGCCCGGTCGGCCAATTTGCGCTCGGGCGCGGCAGGAACCCGGACGTCCACGGCTAG
- a CDS encoding DUF1236 domain-containing protein: MRKHLMLSTAAVGLMLASGLAYAQAPGERKDEPKRTEEPAKGAAQQRERGSAQERTQERGPERAQGGQEKMQGAGREDKGGANRQANEEKNRPAAASERNQPNAKEQAQESREPGRDRNREAESAKQGRESGKNETGKNDTAKSDTAKSDAGKNDAGKNESGKSSAETKPDKSAPQKSTAESEKSKAGTAGEHNDRAGTAANQNERNQNQPPRNAAEQQQPAQQGNRPATATDTNRTPATNNAQTTPSQTGTQTNQASQSTQTNTQVSQQNRINPEKQVRISETLSRERIEPERNLNISIRVGETIPPRVRLHRLPPDIVSIEPEYRDYEYFATDDDVVIVEPQTHRIVSQVPRDPSRARAQMNDRGGSSMAAASGGSGTSNVNCRIMRRDASGNVTEAEPSTVGSSARTDSLSVTVQLPGGGSSAPIALGAPTGDIVVATQGQGDCTVTIEPQTR, translated from the coding sequence ATGCGCAAGCATTTGATGTTGTCGACTGCCGCCGTCGGGCTGATGCTCGCATCGGGCCTGGCCTATGCCCAGGCGCCCGGTGAGCGAAAAGACGAACCGAAACGTACCGAGGAGCCGGCGAAAGGCGCCGCGCAGCAGCGCGAACGTGGATCGGCCCAGGAACGGACTCAGGAACGCGGTCCGGAACGCGCGCAAGGCGGCCAGGAGAAAATGCAGGGGGCCGGACGGGAAGATAAGGGCGGCGCCAATCGCCAGGCCAACGAAGAGAAGAACCGGCCCGCGGCGGCTTCCGAGCGCAATCAACCCAACGCGAAAGAGCAGGCGCAGGAATCCCGCGAGCCGGGGCGAGATCGCAACCGCGAGGCGGAAAGCGCCAAGCAGGGCCGTGAGAGTGGGAAGAACGAGACTGGCAAGAACGACACTGCCAAGAGCGACACTGCCAAGAGCGACGCTGGCAAGAACGACGCTGGCAAGAACGAGAGTGGCAAGAGCAGCGCCGAGACGAAGCCGGACAAGTCGGCACCGCAGAAGTCGACGGCCGAGTCCGAGAAATCAAAGGCGGGAACAGCTGGCGAGCACAATGACCGCGCGGGCACGGCGGCGAACCAGAACGAGCGGAACCAGAACCAGCCACCGCGCAACGCCGCCGAGCAGCAGCAGCCTGCGCAACAGGGCAACCGTCCGGCCACGGCAACCGACACCAACCGGACCCCTGCGACCAACAATGCACAGACGACGCCCTCTCAAACGGGCACGCAGACCAATCAAGCCAGTCAATCAACTCAGACCAACACCCAAGTTAGTCAGCAGAACCGCATCAATCCCGAAAAGCAGGTGCGGATCTCCGAAACCTTGAGCCGCGAACGCATCGAACCCGAGCGCAACCTGAACATCTCGATCCGCGTCGGCGAGACGATTCCGCCGCGCGTCCGTCTTCACCGATTGCCGCCCGACATCGTTTCGATCGAGCCCGAATATCGCGACTACGAATATTTCGCGACCGATGACGACGTCGTCATTGTAGAGCCCCAGACGCATCGGATCGTCAGCCAAGTGCCGCGCGATCCCTCGCGCGCCCGTGCGCAAATGAACGATCGTGGCGGGTCGAGCATGGCGGCGGCCAGTGGTGGCAGCGGGACCAGCAACGTGAACTGCCGCATCATGCGGCGCGACGCGTCCGGCAACGTCACCGAAGCAGAACCATCAACGGTCGGCTCGAGCGCCCGCACGGACTCGTTGAGCGTGACTGTTCAGTTGCCCGGCGGCGGCTCGTCCGCACCGATCGCACTCGGAGCCCCGACCGGTGACATCGTGGTCGCCACGCAAGGGCAGGGCGATTGCACCGTGACGATCGAGCCGCAGACGCGCTGA
- a CDS encoding GrlR family regulatory protein: MSTGDASERGDVQNSVRNGLYIFEIEMRDGKRGQAKGVVVLCDGRIMGGDSYFYYTGSYTFRNGKWRGDMTVNQHTEAVGKTLRLRRQRGDLRLLGPLLRRPRRG; encoded by the coding sequence ATGTCGACCGGTGATGCGTCCGAGCGGGGCGACGTCCAGAACAGCGTTCGCAATGGCCTCTACATCTTTGAAATTGAGATGCGCGATGGCAAGCGCGGCCAGGCCAAAGGTGTCGTCGTGCTCTGCGATGGCCGCATCATGGGCGGCGACAGTTATTTCTACTACACCGGCAGCTACACCTTCCGGAACGGCAAGTGGCGCGGCGACATGACCGTCAATCAGCACACCGAGGCCGTCGGCAAGACACTTCGCCTTCGGCGGCAGAGAGGTGACCTGCGGCTTCTCGGGCCACTACTCCGCCGACCGCGCCGAGGTTGA